Proteins encoded by one window of Prevotella nigrescens:
- the traJ gene encoding conjugative transposon protein TraJ — protein MGAEFDNLHQVLRSLYTEMMPMCGDMIGVAKGIAGLGALFYVALRVWQTLARAEPIDVYPLLRPFALGLCILFFPMVLDTINGVLSPVVQGTHKMLEKQTFSMDEYRKLRDKLEYEAMVRNPETAYLVSNEEFDKKLDELGISPSDMATMAGMYVERSMYNFKKWFRNMVREFLELLFAAAALLIDTLRTFFLIVLSILGPIAFAISVWDGFQSTLTQWFTRYISIYLWLPVADLFSSMLAKIQELMLKHDITQLQNDPTYTIDASNGVYLVFMIIGIIGYFTIPTVAGWVIQAGGAGNFGKNVNYATTKGAGITGAVAGAAGGFAGGHGKQVLHSAGQKAKDVAGRLFHKGGNSHE, from the coding sequence ATGGGAGCGGAATTTGACAACCTGCACCAAGTCCTCCGTTCGCTTTACACGGAGATGATGCCTATGTGTGGTGACATGATAGGTGTCGCCAAAGGCATTGCGGGCTTGGGTGCGCTCTTTTATGTGGCACTTCGGGTGTGGCAGACCTTGGCTCGTGCCGAACCCATCGATGTCTATCCGCTGCTCCGTCCCTTTGCGCTCGGTCTCTGTATCCTCTTCTTTCCGATGGTCTTGGACACCATCAACGGCGTGCTCAGTCCCGTTGTGCAGGGGACGCACAAGATGCTCGAAAAGCAGACTTTCAGCATGGACGAATACCGCAAGTTGCGGGACAAGCTGGAATACGAGGCGATGGTGAGGAATCCCGAAACAGCCTATCTGGTGAGTAACGAAGAGTTCGACAAGAAACTGGATGAACTCGGTATCTCTCCCTCGGATATGGCGACGATGGCGGGTATGTATGTGGAACGCAGTATGTACAATTTCAAGAAATGGTTTCGCAATATGGTACGGGAGTTCTTGGAACTTCTTTTCGCCGCTGCCGCCCTGCTCATCGACACGCTTCGGACATTCTTCCTGATTGTCCTCTCCATCTTGGGACCGATAGCCTTTGCCATCTCCGTGTGGGACGGTTTCCAAAGCACCCTCACGCAATGGTTCACGAGGTATATCTCCATCTATCTGTGGTTGCCTGTGGCGGACTTGTTCAGTTCGATGCTGGCAAAGATTCAGGAACTGATGCTCAAACACGACATCACGCAGTTGCAGAATGATCCCACCTATACGATAGATGCTTCGAACGGGGTGTACCTCGTCTTTATGATTATCGGTATCATCGGCTACTTCACCATTCCGACAGTTGCGGGCTGGGTGATACAAGCCGGAGGAGCAGGAAACTTCGGAAAGAATGTGAATTATGCCACCACCAAGGGCGCAGGCATCACGGGTGCTGTTGCCGGGGCCGCAGGAGGTTTTGCAGGCGGACACGGAAAACAAGTATTGCACAGTGCCGGACAAAAAGCCAAAGATGTGGCAGGACGACTGTTCCACAAGGGCGGCAATTCTCACGAATAA
- the traK gene encoding conjugative transposon protein TraK, giving the protein MEFKSLKNIETSFKQIRLFTLVVVCLCALLAGYSIWSAYSFAEAQRQKIYVLDGGKSLMLALSQDLSQNRPVEAKEHVRRFHELFFTLSPDKSAIEGNISRALLLADKSAYNYYRDFSEKGYYNRIVAGNINQVVQVDSVLCDFDRYPYAVRTYARQMIIRATNVTERSLVTVCRLLNTSRSDDNPNGFNIEGFEIVENKDISTRKR; this is encoded by the coding sequence ATGGAATTTAAGTCATTAAAGAATATCGAAACGAGTTTCAAGCAGATACGCCTCTTTACCTTGGTCGTCGTCTGCCTGTGCGCTCTTCTTGCGGGGTATTCGATATGGAGTGCCTACTCCTTTGCCGAAGCCCAGAGGCAGAAAATCTATGTGTTGGATGGCGGTAAGTCGCTGATGCTCGCCCTGTCGCAGGATCTGTCGCAGAACAGACCCGTGGAAGCCAAGGAGCATGTGCGCCGCTTCCACGAGCTGTTCTTCACCCTTTCGCCCGACAAGAGTGCCATCGAAGGGAATATCTCCCGTGCACTACTCTTGGCGGACAAGAGTGCCTACAATTACTATCGGGATTTCTCTGAGAAAGGGTACTACAACCGTATCGTGGCGGGAAATATCAATCAGGTCGTGCAGGTGGACAGCGTACTCTGCGACTTCGACCGCTATCCCTATGCGGTACGGACGTATGCCCGACAGATGATTATCCGTGCGACCAACGTGACCGAGCGCAGTCTCGTGACCGTATGTCGCCTGCTCAATACGAGCCGTAGCGATGACAATCCGAATGGCTTCAATATCGAAGGATTCGAGATTGTGGAGAACAAGGACATCAGTACCCGTAAGCGATGA
- a CDS encoding TraL conjugative transposon family protein translates to MKKKSLFRMMQEGAEARLRRLCGHIPAHLRLYVVLTMLLFFAILANYVFFNGLFRIFSDGDSEEETLPAIEHIEAPEVRRLYPKDSINLLKYYDYVPIQKKDSLRYEHLA, encoded by the coding sequence ATGAAAAAGAAAAGTCTGTTCCGAATGATGCAGGAGGGAGCGGAGGCAAGACTCCGCCGCCTGTGCGGACACATCCCCGCTCATCTGAGGCTGTATGTCGTCCTGACGATGCTTCTCTTTTTCGCCATACTTGCCAACTATGTTTTCTTCAACGGTTTGTTCCGTATCTTCTCAGACGGAGACTCTGAAGAGGAAACGTTACCGGCAATCGAGCATATAGAAGCCCCTGAAGTAAGGCGGCTCTATCCCAAAGACAGTATCAACCTATTAAAGTATTACGATTATGTTCCCATTCAAAAGAAAGACAGCCTCCGATACGAGCACCTCGCCTGA
- the traM gene encoding conjugative transposon protein TraM translates to MFPFKRKTASDTSTSPELTEEERQRRKKFIIYPLMFLLFAGSMWLIFAPLEKGGEKQAKGFNTEVPDPQASELIGDKKKAYEKEMMEQKEQERSRAMQSLSSMFGEMTGGQPVQSSEELALKTDLSERDNGFGSRTAAPQEGFHASASAYQDINRTLGSFYEMPREDPEKEEMRTRLKELESRMSNEQQSPAITVNDQMALLEKSYQLAAKYMPAGGKGQSVPAALPSTSGSETASERKVVSSGRNGKAIAFPVRQVSGQVVSALAQPMSDSTFRSEYVKERNYLFQTAIGTVSQTDRNTISACVHNNQTVMDGQTVRFRLLEPMSVSGREIPRNALVVGTAKLQGERLSIIISSLGYRGSIIPVELSVYDTDGQAGIFIPGSMERNAAKEIAANMGTSVGSSVNISTDAGAQLAADLGKGLIQGTSQYFAKKMRTVKVHLKAGYKVLLYQPENK, encoded by the coding sequence ATGTTCCCATTCAAAAGAAAGACAGCCTCCGATACGAGCACCTCGCCTGAGCTGACGGAGGAAGAGAGACAAAGGCGAAAGAAGTTTATCATTTACCCCCTGATGTTCCTGCTTTTTGCAGGCTCCATGTGGCTCATCTTCGCTCCATTGGAGAAAGGAGGGGAGAAACAGGCGAAGGGGTTCAACACGGAAGTACCGGATCCGCAAGCCTCGGAACTCATCGGCGACAAGAAGAAAGCCTATGAAAAGGAGATGATGGAACAGAAGGAGCAGGAACGAAGTCGTGCCATGCAAAGCCTCAGTTCCATGTTCGGGGAGATGACAGGAGGGCAACCAGTGCAGAGTTCCGAAGAGTTGGCCTTGAAGACGGATTTGTCGGAAAGAGACAACGGCTTCGGCTCTCGCACCGCTGCTCCGCAAGAGGGATTCCACGCCTCTGCATCAGCCTATCAGGACATCAACCGCACGCTCGGCAGTTTCTATGAGATGCCGAGAGAAGATCCGGAAAAGGAGGAAATGCGTACCCGTTTGAAGGAGTTGGAAAGTCGTATGAGTAATGAACAACAGTCGCCCGCTATAACCGTGAACGACCAGATGGCTCTGCTTGAAAAATCCTATCAGCTGGCAGCCAAGTATATGCCCGCAGGAGGCAAGGGGCAGTCCGTTCCCGCTGCTCTTCCTTCGACTTCGGGGAGTGAGACGGCTTCCGAAAGGAAAGTGGTCTCTTCCGGTCGCAATGGAAAGGCGATAGCGTTTCCTGTCAGGCAGGTGAGCGGTCAAGTGGTGTCGGCTCTGGCACAGCCGATGAGCGACTCGACTTTCCGCTCCGAATATGTCAAGGAGAGGAACTATCTATTCCAAACCGCTATCGGGACTGTCTCGCAGACGGATAGAAACACCATATCAGCCTGTGTGCATAACAATCAGACGGTCATGGACGGGCAGACAGTACGTTTCCGTCTCTTGGAGCCGATGTCGGTATCGGGCAGGGAGATTCCACGAAATGCCCTTGTCGTGGGAACGGCAAAGTTGCAGGGCGAACGACTCTCCATTATCATTTCCTCTTTGGGGTATCGGGGAAGCATCATTCCCGTGGAGCTGTCGGTCTATGATACGGACGGACAGGCGGGGATATTCATTCCCGGATCGATGGAGCGTAATGCCGCCAAGGAGATTGCCGCTAACATGGGGACATCCGTGGGCAGCAGCGTGAACATCTCCACCGATGCGGGGGCACAGCTTGCCGCCGACCTCGGCAAGGGACTGATACAGGGAACGAGCCAATACTTTGCCAAGAAAATGCGCACCGTCAAGGTGCATCTGAAGGCAGGTTACAAGGTTCTGCTCTATCAACCCGAAAACAAGTAA
- the traN gene encoding conjugative transposon protein TraN: MKRTVLAIALMLGAVCANAQETTSSGDLYQGLTRKITFERMIPPHGLEITYDKTVHIIFPSAVRYVDLGSPNLIAGKADGAENVIRVKATVKDFHEETNMSVITEDGAFYTFNVKYANEPLLLNVEMADFIHDGESVNRPNNAMEVYLKELGSESPMLVRLIMKSIHKEDRRTVKHIGSKSFGIQYLLKGLYSHNGLLYFHTELRNKSNVPFDIDFITFKIVDKKVAKQTAMQEQVLLPLRAYNYTTCVAGQKSERTVFTLQKFTIPDDKQLIVEMHEKNGGRHQSFVVENEDLVRAREINELKVK, from the coding sequence ATGAAAAGAACAGTTTTAGCCATCGCCCTGATGCTGGGCGCAGTCTGTGCCAACGCACAGGAAACGACTTCAAGCGGAGACCTCTATCAGGGGCTGACCCGCAAAATCACCTTTGAGCGGATGATACCGCCTCACGGCTTGGAAATCACCTACGACAAGACGGTACACATCATCTTCCCTTCTGCCGTGCGCTATGTGGATCTGGGTTCGCCCAACCTTATTGCGGGGAAGGCGGACGGGGCGGAAAACGTCATCCGTGTGAAGGCGACAGTCAAGGACTTCCACGAAGAGACGAACATGAGCGTCATCACCGAAGACGGTGCATTTTACACCTTTAATGTCAAGTATGCCAACGAGCCGCTGTTACTCAATGTGGAAATGGCGGACTTCATCCACGATGGGGAGAGCGTAAACCGTCCGAACAACGCCATGGAGGTCTATCTCAAGGAACTCGGAAGCGAAAGCCCGATGCTGGTAAGGCTCATCATGAAATCTATTCACAAGGAGGACAGGCGGACGGTGAAGCACATCGGCAGCAAGTCCTTCGGTATTCAGTACCTGCTCAAAGGGTTATACTCGCACAACGGACTGCTGTACTTCCACACCGAGCTGCGCAACAAGTCCAACGTGCCGTTCGACATCGACTTCATCACGTTCAAGATCGTGGACAAGAAGGTTGCCAAGCAGACCGCCATGCAGGAGCAGGTGCTGCTTCCGCTGCGTGCCTACAACTACACCACCTGCGTGGCGGGGCAGAAGAGCGAACGCACGGTATTCACCCTGCAAAAGTTCACCATCCCCGATGACAAGCAGCTCATTGTGGAGATGCACGAGAAGAACGGCGGAAGACACCAATCCTTTGTCGTGGAGAACGAAGACCTTGTGCGTGCGAGGGAAATCAACGAACTCAAAGTGAAGTAG
- a CDS encoding conjugal transfer protein TraO, translated as MRKSLFFLFVVSLALFAGQAHAQRCLPKMKGIRLTAGMADGFYSPSSKNETGYSFGASLATYTKGGHQWVLGAEYLRRYHPYRESRIPVEQFTGEGGFFSGVLSDGSKTFFLSAGISALAGYETVNGGKKLLFDGSTVRNKDGFIYGGAITLQAETYLTDRLVLQLYGRERCLWGGSMGRFHTQYGVGLKIMLD; from the coding sequence ATGAGAAAGTCTTTGTTTTTCCTGTTTGTCGTGTCGCTTGCCCTCTTTGCAGGGCAGGCGCACGCCCAGCGTTGTCTGCCCAAGATGAAAGGTATACGCCTGACCGCAGGCATGGCGGACGGTTTTTATTCTCCCTCTTCCAAGAATGAAACGGGCTATTCGTTCGGGGCTTCGCTTGCCACCTACACCAAAGGCGGGCATCAATGGGTGCTTGGGGCGGAGTATCTCCGCAGATACCACCCTTATCGGGAGAGCCGTATTCCTGTGGAGCAGTTCACGGGCGAGGGAGGTTTCTTCTCTGGCGTGCTTTCAGACGGAAGCAAGACCTTTTTCCTATCAGCAGGTATTTCCGCCTTGGCGGGCTATGAGACGGTCAATGGTGGAAAGAAACTGCTCTTTGATGGCTCCACAGTACGTAATAAAGACGGTTTTATTTACGGTGGGGCAATCACCCTACAGGCGGAGACCTATCTGACGGATAGATTGGTGTTGCAGCTCTACGGCAGGGAACGTTGTCTGTGGGGAGGCTCTATGGGGCGTTTTCATACACAATACGGTGTCGGACTGAAAATAATGCTGGACTGA
- a CDS encoding toprim domain-containing protein, with translation MDARQMREIPIADFLSTMGIQPTRQKGNALWYSAPYRMERRPSFKVDINRNVWFDFGTGKGGDIFDLAGAFIGSEDFLLRAAFIAKSGACPLPVMEHLPREKEREPSFEDIWTCPLLNGRLLGYLVERGINAHVAIPNCEEVRYRVRGKRYYAIGFRNEAGGLELRNRFFKGCIPPKDISLKRNGSDVCSVFEGFMDYLSAMQMGIIASDWLVLNSVSNVEKALKVLGVYRRIECYLDNDDAGRRTLEKLRANFGEKVIDRSSLYADHKDLNEFLLSKNAGNNV, from the coding sequence ATGGATGCACGACAGATGAGAGAGATTCCCATTGCGGACTTCCTCAGCACAATGGGAATTCAGCCGACCAGACAGAAAGGAAATGCCTTGTGGTATTCCGCTCCGTACCGCATGGAGCGGAGACCCTCCTTCAAGGTTGATATAAATAGAAACGTATGGTTCGACTTTGGGACAGGAAAAGGCGGAGACATCTTCGACTTGGCAGGAGCATTCATCGGGAGCGAGGATTTCCTTTTAAGGGCGGCTTTTATCGCAAAGAGCGGTGCGTGTCCGCTTCCCGTTATGGAGCATTTGCCAAGGGAAAAAGAAAGAGAACCCTCCTTTGAGGATATTTGGACATGTCCCTTATTGAATGGCAGACTGCTCGGCTATTTGGTAGAACGAGGAATCAATGCCCACGTTGCCATCCCCAACTGCGAGGAGGTGAGGTATCGTGTACGGGGCAAGCGGTACTATGCCATCGGCTTCCGTAACGAAGCAGGAGGATTGGAACTGCGTAATCGCTTCTTCAAGGGCTGCATACCGCCCAAAGACATTTCACTGAAGCGCAACGGCTCGGACGTCTGTTCCGTCTTTGAGGGCTTTATGGATTATCTCTCTGCTATGCAAATGGGCATCATTGCTTCGGACTGGCTTGTTCTTAATTCCGTTTCCAACGTGGAGAAAGCACTGAAAGTGCTGGGCGTTTATCGCAGGATAGAATGCTATCTCGATAATGATGATGCGGGGCGAAGAACATTGGAAAAGCTGAGGGCTAATTTCGGGGAAAAGGTCATTGACCGCAGCTCTCTGTATGCCGACCATAAGGATTTGAATGAGTTCCTGCTTTCCAAGAATGCAGGGAACAATGTATAA
- a CDS encoding DUF3872 domain-containing protein: MKKKIINTIWVMGVLALAGFCLSACNHELDIQQAYPFTVETMPVQKHIVKGQTAEIRCTLKREGNFADTRYTIRYFQTDGKGRLKMDDGTVFKPNDRYTLTKEEFRLYYTSASSDQQTIDVYVEDNFGQTEKLSFEFNSQRDEEKEKPNEDKK, from the coding sequence ATGAAAAAGAAAATTATAAACACAATATGGGTAATGGGAGTACTTGCCCTCGCCGGGTTTTGCCTATCTGCTTGTAATCACGAGTTGGATATTCAGCAGGCGTACCCCTTCACGGTAGAGACGATGCCGGTGCAGAAGCACATCGTCAAGGGACAGACGGCGGAGATACGCTGTACATTGAAAAGGGAGGGCAACTTTGCCGACACCCGCTACACCATAAGGTACTTTCAGACCGATGGAAAGGGACGGCTGAAGATGGACGACGGCACGGTGTTCAAGCCCAATGACCGCTATACGCTAACGAAAGAAGAGTTCAGGCTTTACTACACCTCTGCTTCCTCCGACCAGCAGACGATAGACGTGTATGTGGAGGACAATTTCGGACAGACGGAAAAACTTTCGTTTGAGTTCAACAGTCAAAGGGACGAGGAAAAGGAGAAACCGAATGAGGACAAGAAGTAA